The following are from one region of the Numenius arquata chromosome 23, bNumArq3.hap1.1, whole genome shotgun sequence genome:
- the KPNB1 gene encoding importin subunit beta-1 isoform X1, which produces MELITILEKTVSPDRSELEAAQKFLEQAAIENLPTFLVELSRVLANPGNSQVARVAAGLQIKNSLTSKDPDIKAQYQQRWLAIDANARREVKNYVLQTLGTETYRPSSASQCVAGIACAEIPMNQWPELIPQLVANVTNQHSTEHMKESTLEAIGYICQDIDPEQLQDKSNEILTAIIQGMRKEEPSNNVKLAATNALLNSLEFTKANFDKESERHFIMQVVCEATQCPDTRVRVAALQNLVKIMSLYYQYMETYMGPALFAITIEAMKSDIDEVALQGIEFWSNVCDEEMDLAIEASEAAEQGRPPEHTSKFYAKGALQYLVPILTQTLTKQDENDDDDDWNPCKAAGVCLMLLATCCEDDIVPHVLPFIKEHIKNPDWRYRDAAVMAFGCILEGPEPNQLKPLVIQAMPTLIELMKDPSVVVRDTTAWTVGRICEMLPEAAINDIYLAPLLQCLMEGLSAEPRVASNVCWAFSSLAEAAYEAADVADDQEEPATYCLSSSFELIVQKLLETADRPDGHQNNLRSSAYESLMEIVKNSAKDCYPAVQKTTLVIMERLQQVLQMESHIQSTSDRIQFNDLQSLLCATLQNVLRKVQHQDALQISDVVMASLLRMFQSTAGSGGVQEDALMAVSTLVEVLGGEFLKYMDAFKPFLGIGLKNYAEYQVCLAAVGLVGDLCRALQSNILPFCDEVMQLLLENLGNENVHRSVKPQILSVFGDIALAIGGEFKKYLDVVLNTLQQASQAQVDKSDYDMVDYLNELREGCLEAYTGIIQGLKGDQENVHPDVMLVQPRVEFILSYIDHIAGDEDHTDGVVACAAGLIGDLCTAFGKDVLKLVEARPMIHELLTEGRRSKTNKTKTLATWATKELRKLKNQAW; this is translated from the exons ATGGAGCTCATCACCATCCTGGAGAAGACGGTCTCGCCGG ACCGCTCTGAGCTGGAGGCGGCGCAGAAGTTCTTGGAGCAGGCGGCCATCGAGAACCTG cccacctTCCTGGTGGAACTGTCCAGAGTGCTGGCCAACCCCGGCAACAGCCAAGTAGCCCGGGTGGCCGCCGGCCTGCAGATCAAGAACTCCCTCACCTCCAAGGACCCCGACATCAAGGCTCAGTACCAACAGAGATGGCTGGCCATCGACGCCAACGCCCGCCGGGAAGTCAAGAACTAC GTTTTGCAGACGTTGGGTACGGAAACGTACCGGCCCAGCTCAGCCTCCCAGTGCGTGGCCGGCATCGCCTGCGCCGAGATCCCCATGAACCAGTGGCCCGAACTCATTCCCCAGTTGGTAGCCAATGTTACGAACCAGCACAGTACGGAGCACATGAAAGAGTCGACGTTGGAGGCCATTGGATACATCTGTCAGGATATC GATCCGGAGCAGCTTCAGGACAAATCCAATGAGATCCTGACAGCCATCATCCAGGGAATGAGAAAGGAAGAGCCCAGCAACAATGTGAAGCTCGCGGCTACGAACGCACTCCTCAACTCTTTGGAATTCACCAAAGCAAACTTTGACAAAGAg TCTGAAAGGCACTTTATTATGCAAGTAGTCTGTGAAGCAACGCAGTGTCCAGATACAAGG GTACGAGTGGCTGCCTTACAGAATTTGGTGAAGATAATGTCCCTTTATTATCAGTATATGGAGACATACATGGGGCCTGCCCTTTTTGCT ATAACTATTGAAGCAATGAAAAGTGACATAGACGAGGTGGCTCTGCAGGGCATAGAGTTCTGGTCAAACGTCTGCGATGAGGAGATGGACCTGGCGATCGAGGCCTCTGAG gcagcAGAGCAAGGAAGGCCTCCGGAGCACACTAGCAAATTTTATGCCAAGGGAGCACTACAGTATTTGGTCCCGATTCTAACACAAACGTTAACAAAACAG GATGAAAACGATGATGACGACGACTGGAACCCCTGCAAAGCGGCAGGAGTCTGCCTCATGCTCCTGGCGACCTGCTGTGAAGATGACATTGTTCCTCATGTGCTGCCCTTTATTAAAGAACACATTAAAAATCCTGATTGGCGATACAGAGATGCAGCTGTGATGGCTTTTGGGTGCATTTTGGAAGGACCAGAGCCAAACCAGCTCAAACCACTAGTCATACAG GCGATGCCAACTTTAATAGAACTAATGAAGGACCCCAGCGTCGTGGTTCGAGACACGACCGCTTGGACCGTGGGCAGGATCTGCGAGATGCTCCCCGAAGCTGCCATCAACGACATTTACCTCGCGCCGCTGCTGCAGTGTCTGATGGAGGGCCTGAGCGCCGAGCCCCGAGTGGCCTCCAACGTCTGCTGG GCCTTCTCTAGTCTGGCTGAAGCTGCCTATGAAGCTGCAGATGTAGCTGATGATCAGGAAGAACCAGCAACCTACTGCTTATCCTCTTCGTTTGAGCTAATAGTCCAGAAACTTCTGGAGACCGCAGATAG GCCTGACGGACACCAGAATAACTTGAGGAGTTCTGCCTATGAATCCCTGATGGAAATAGTGAAAAACAGTGCCAAGGACTGTTACCCTGCTGTCCAAAAGACAACCCTGGTCATCATGGAGCGACTTCAGCAAGTGCTGCAGATGGAG tctcacaTCCAGAGCACTTCCGACAGAATCCAGTTCAATGATCTTCAGTCTCTTCTTTGTGCTACTCTACAG AACGTCCTCCGGAAGGTGCAGCACCAGGACGCTTTGCAGATCTCCGACGTGGTGATGGCTTCTCTGCTGAGAATGTTCCAGAGCACGGCGGGCTCGGGGGGCGTGCAGGAGGACGCCCTGATGGCTGTCAGCACCCTGGTAGAAG TCTTAGGTGGAGAGTTCCTGAAGTACATGGATGCCTTCAAACCCTTCCTTGGCATCGGACTGAAGAACTACGCTGAGTACCAG GTTTGTCTGGCTGCGGTGGGCCTGGTTGGTGACTTATGCAGAGCCCTGCAATCCAACATCCTGCCTTTCTGCGACGAGGTTATGCAGCTGCTCTTGGAGAACTTGGGG AATGAAAACGTTCATAGGTCTGTGAAGCCTCAGATTCTCTCGGTGTTTGGCGATATCGCCCTTGCCATTGGAGGAGAATTCAAGAAGTACCTGGATGTCGTGCTCAACACCCTCCAGCAGGCTTCCCAAGCACAGGTTGATAAG TCCGACTACGACATGGTGGATTACCTGAACGAGCTGAGGGAGGGCTGCCTGGAAGCTTACACTGGCATCATCCAGGGATTGAAGGGAGACCAAGAAAACGTGCACC CGGATGTGATGCTGGTGCAGCCCAGAGTAGAATTTATTCTGTCTTACATTGACCACATCGCTGGAGACGAGGATCACACCGATGGAGTGGTGGCGTGTGCGGCCGGACTCATCGG GGATTTGTGTACAGCGTTCGGAAAAGACGTTCTGAAATTAGTAGAAGCTAGACCCATGATACATGAACTGCTAACTGAAGGAAGGAGATCCAAGacgaacaaaacaaaaaccctcgCTACCTGGGCGACTAAAGAACTGAGGAAACTGAAGAATCAAGCTTGGTAA
- the KPNB1 gene encoding importin subunit beta-1 isoform X2: protein MELITILEKTVSPDRSELEAAQKFLEQAAIENLPTFLVELSRVLANPGNSQVARVAAGLQIKNSLTSKDPDIKAQYQQRWLAIDANARREVKNYVLQTLGTETYRPSSASQCVAGIACAEIPMNQWPELIPQLVANVTNQHSTEHMKESTLEAIGYICQDIDPEQLQDKSNEILTAIIQGMRKEEPSNNVKLAATNALLNSLEFTKANFDKESERHFIMQVVCEATQCPDTRVRVAALQNLVKIMSLYYQYMETYMGPALFAITIEAMKSDIDEVALQGIEFWSNVCDEEMDLAIEASEAAEQGRPPEHTSKFYAKGALQYLVPILTQTLTKQDENDDDDDWNPCKAAGVCLMLLATCCEDDIVPHVLPFIKEHIKNPDWRYRDAAVMAFGCILEGPEPNQLKPLVIQAMPTLIELMKDPSVVVRDTTAWTVGRICEMLPEAAINDIYLAPLLQCLMEGLSAEPRVASNVCWAFSSLAEAAYEAADVADDQEEPATYCLSSSFELIVQKLLETADRPDGHQNNLRSSAYESLMEIVKNSAKDCYPAVQKTTLVIMERLQQVLQMESHIQSTSDRIQFNDLQSLLCATLQNVLRKVQHQDALQISDVVMASLLRMFQSTAGSGGVQEDALMAVSTLVEVLGGEFLKYMDAFKPFLGIGLKNYAEYQVCLAAVGLVGDLCRALQSNILPFCDEVMQLLLENLGNENVHRSVKPQILSVFGDIALAIGGEFKKYLDVVLNTLQQASQAQVDKSDYDMVDYLNELREGCLEAYTGIIQGLKGDQENVHPDVMLVQPRVEFILSYIDHIAGDEDHTDGVVACAAGLIGDLCTAFGKDVLKLVEARPMIHELLTEGRRSKTNKTKTLATWATKELRKLKNQA, encoded by the exons ATGGAGCTCATCACCATCCTGGAGAAGACGGTCTCGCCGG ACCGCTCTGAGCTGGAGGCGGCGCAGAAGTTCTTGGAGCAGGCGGCCATCGAGAACCTG cccacctTCCTGGTGGAACTGTCCAGAGTGCTGGCCAACCCCGGCAACAGCCAAGTAGCCCGGGTGGCCGCCGGCCTGCAGATCAAGAACTCCCTCACCTCCAAGGACCCCGACATCAAGGCTCAGTACCAACAGAGATGGCTGGCCATCGACGCCAACGCCCGCCGGGAAGTCAAGAACTAC GTTTTGCAGACGTTGGGTACGGAAACGTACCGGCCCAGCTCAGCCTCCCAGTGCGTGGCCGGCATCGCCTGCGCCGAGATCCCCATGAACCAGTGGCCCGAACTCATTCCCCAGTTGGTAGCCAATGTTACGAACCAGCACAGTACGGAGCACATGAAAGAGTCGACGTTGGAGGCCATTGGATACATCTGTCAGGATATC GATCCGGAGCAGCTTCAGGACAAATCCAATGAGATCCTGACAGCCATCATCCAGGGAATGAGAAAGGAAGAGCCCAGCAACAATGTGAAGCTCGCGGCTACGAACGCACTCCTCAACTCTTTGGAATTCACCAAAGCAAACTTTGACAAAGAg TCTGAAAGGCACTTTATTATGCAAGTAGTCTGTGAAGCAACGCAGTGTCCAGATACAAGG GTACGAGTGGCTGCCTTACAGAATTTGGTGAAGATAATGTCCCTTTATTATCAGTATATGGAGACATACATGGGGCCTGCCCTTTTTGCT ATAACTATTGAAGCAATGAAAAGTGACATAGACGAGGTGGCTCTGCAGGGCATAGAGTTCTGGTCAAACGTCTGCGATGAGGAGATGGACCTGGCGATCGAGGCCTCTGAG gcagcAGAGCAAGGAAGGCCTCCGGAGCACACTAGCAAATTTTATGCCAAGGGAGCACTACAGTATTTGGTCCCGATTCTAACACAAACGTTAACAAAACAG GATGAAAACGATGATGACGACGACTGGAACCCCTGCAAAGCGGCAGGAGTCTGCCTCATGCTCCTGGCGACCTGCTGTGAAGATGACATTGTTCCTCATGTGCTGCCCTTTATTAAAGAACACATTAAAAATCCTGATTGGCGATACAGAGATGCAGCTGTGATGGCTTTTGGGTGCATTTTGGAAGGACCAGAGCCAAACCAGCTCAAACCACTAGTCATACAG GCGATGCCAACTTTAATAGAACTAATGAAGGACCCCAGCGTCGTGGTTCGAGACACGACCGCTTGGACCGTGGGCAGGATCTGCGAGATGCTCCCCGAAGCTGCCATCAACGACATTTACCTCGCGCCGCTGCTGCAGTGTCTGATGGAGGGCCTGAGCGCCGAGCCCCGAGTGGCCTCCAACGTCTGCTGG GCCTTCTCTAGTCTGGCTGAAGCTGCCTATGAAGCTGCAGATGTAGCTGATGATCAGGAAGAACCAGCAACCTACTGCTTATCCTCTTCGTTTGAGCTAATAGTCCAGAAACTTCTGGAGACCGCAGATAG GCCTGACGGACACCAGAATAACTTGAGGAGTTCTGCCTATGAATCCCTGATGGAAATAGTGAAAAACAGTGCCAAGGACTGTTACCCTGCTGTCCAAAAGACAACCCTGGTCATCATGGAGCGACTTCAGCAAGTGCTGCAGATGGAG tctcacaTCCAGAGCACTTCCGACAGAATCCAGTTCAATGATCTTCAGTCTCTTCTTTGTGCTACTCTACAG AACGTCCTCCGGAAGGTGCAGCACCAGGACGCTTTGCAGATCTCCGACGTGGTGATGGCTTCTCTGCTGAGAATGTTCCAGAGCACGGCGGGCTCGGGGGGCGTGCAGGAGGACGCCCTGATGGCTGTCAGCACCCTGGTAGAAG TCTTAGGTGGAGAGTTCCTGAAGTACATGGATGCCTTCAAACCCTTCCTTGGCATCGGACTGAAGAACTACGCTGAGTACCAG GTTTGTCTGGCTGCGGTGGGCCTGGTTGGTGACTTATGCAGAGCCCTGCAATCCAACATCCTGCCTTTCTGCGACGAGGTTATGCAGCTGCTCTTGGAGAACTTGGGG AATGAAAACGTTCATAGGTCTGTGAAGCCTCAGATTCTCTCGGTGTTTGGCGATATCGCCCTTGCCATTGGAGGAGAATTCAAGAAGTACCTGGATGTCGTGCTCAACACCCTCCAGCAGGCTTCCCAAGCACAGGTTGATAAG TCCGACTACGACATGGTGGATTACCTGAACGAGCTGAGGGAGGGCTGCCTGGAAGCTTACACTGGCATCATCCAGGGATTGAAGGGAGACCAAGAAAACGTGCACC CGGATGTGATGCTGGTGCAGCCCAGAGTAGAATTTATTCTGTCTTACATTGACCACATCGCTGGAGACGAGGATCACACCGATGGAGTGGTGGCGTGTGCGGCCGGACTCATCGG GGATTTGTGTACAGCGTTCGGAAAAGACGTTCTGAAATTAGTAGAAGCTAGACCCATGATACATGAACTGCTAACTGAAGGAAGGAGATCCAAGacgaacaaaacaaaaaccctcgCTACCTGGGCGACTAAAGAACTGAGGAAACTGAAGAATCAAGCTTG a